A single genomic interval of Helianthus annuus cultivar XRQ/B chromosome 6, HanXRQr2.0-SUNRISE, whole genome shotgun sequence harbors:
- the LOC110865393 gene encoding probable glutathione S-transferase — MADEVKLHGVTGSPYVCRAVIALNLKEIKYEFVAEDLSNKSADLLKYNPVYKKVPVLVHNGNPISESLVIVEYIDEVWKGVPILPQDAYEKAQARFWAKFMDDKCFPAVFKAVSSHGEEQAVGEAHEAFQFLENELKVKGSKYFGGDNINLVDISATFVAFWVGAAEEALGIELLPKDKFPKLTEWSDNYVNCQAVKDSLPPRENIVAFFKKRFGKA, encoded by the exons atggCGGATGAGGTGAAGTTGCACGGAGTTACAGGGAGTCCATACGTCTGCAGAGCGGTTATTGCTCTGAATCTGAAGGAAATCAAGTATGAATTTGTTGCGGAAGATTTGAGCAACAAGAGTGCTGATTTACTTAAATATAATCCTGTTTATAAGAAGGTGCCGGTGCTGGTACACAACGGGAATCCGATATCGGAGTCTCTTGTGATCGTGGAGTATATTGATGAAGTCTGGAAAGGAGTTCCGATTTTGCCTCAGGATGCTTATGAGAAGGCTCAGGCTCGATTTTGGGCTAAATTTATGGATGATAAG TGTTTTCCTGCAGTATTTAAGGCTGTTAGCAGCCATGGAGAGGAGCAAGCTGTTGGAGAAGCTCATGAAGCATTTCAATTTCTGGAAAATGAATTGAAAGTGAAAGGCAGCAAGTATTTTGGAGGTGATAACATCAACCTGGTTGATATTTCTGCAACTTTCGTAGCCTTTTGGGTTGGAGCAGCTGAAGAAGCATTAGGAATAGAGCTGTTGCCCAAAGACAAGTTTCCAAAGTTAACCGAATGGAGTGATAACTATGTTAACTGTCAAGCTGTGAAGGATAGCTTACCTCCAAGAGAAAACATAGTTGCTTTCTTTAAGAAGCGGTTTGGTAAGGCGTAA